In a genomic window of Occallatibacter riparius:
- a CDS encoding WD40/YVTN/BNR-like repeat-containing protein, with translation MRTIRLLMSLVLATPVAAQWQMQTSNTTADLRGIHNVGNGVAWASGTNGTVLRTEDGGYVWQTCAIPPGAEKLDFRGIQAFDANTAIVMSSGKGDLSRLYKTTDGCHTWKLIFTNPDKDGFWDALMYEEDDDTIFILGDPVHGKFRLFSQQGENSKFGDNWNGYPISAIPGQAAFAASNSLLVYNLGEGMFSFITGGSKSEIIHEEHGLDVKKGLFSEWSRSSLPFASGDSSGAFSVAARPYEKSEGDKRHAVVVGGDYQQPDATAQTAAYSDDWGYKWSPSQTPPHGYRSSVAYDEKLKTWITVGPNGTDISSDDGKNWRAIHPNAALHEPPDADRNWNAISLPYVVGPKGRIGKLDESALK, from the coding sequence ATGCGCACGATCCGGCTCCTCATGTCGCTCGTTCTTGCGACGCCCGTCGCGGCCCAGTGGCAGATGCAGACCTCGAACACGACCGCCGATCTGCGCGGCATCCACAACGTCGGCAACGGCGTGGCCTGGGCGTCGGGAACCAACGGCACCGTCTTGCGCACTGAAGACGGCGGCTACGTCTGGCAGACCTGCGCCATCCCGCCCGGAGCCGAGAAGCTCGACTTCCGCGGCATCCAGGCCTTCGACGCCAACACCGCTATCGTCATGTCCAGCGGCAAAGGCGACCTCTCGCGTCTCTACAAAACCACGGACGGCTGCCACACCTGGAAGCTGATCTTCACAAATCCCGACAAAGATGGTTTCTGGGATGCGTTGATGTACGAAGAAGATGACGACACCATTTTCATTCTGGGCGATCCCGTGCACGGCAAATTCAGGCTCTTCTCGCAACAAGGTGAGAACAGTAAGTTCGGCGACAATTGGAACGGGTACCCAATCAGCGCAATTCCCGGACAGGCGGCGTTCGCCGCGAGCAATTCCCTCCTGGTCTATAACCTCGGTGAGGGCATGTTTTCATTCATTACCGGAGGCTCAAAATCGGAGATCATCCATGAAGAACACGGTCTCGATGTAAAGAAGGGGCTCTTCTCCGAGTGGTCGAGGAGTTCCCTCCCGTTTGCGTCCGGAGATAGCAGCGGGGCATTTTCGGTAGCGGCACGGCCCTACGAGAAATCCGAAGGGGACAAGCGTCACGCAGTGGTTGTGGGAGGGGACTACCAGCAGCCCGATGCGACGGCGCAAACGGCCGCATACAGCGATGACTGGGGATACAAGTGGTCTCCCTCCCAAACCCCGCCCCACGGCTATCGCTCCTCCGTCGCCTACGACGAAAAACTCAAAACCTGGATCACCGTAGGCCCCAACGGCACCGACATCTCCAGTGACGACGGCAAGAACTGGCGCGCAATCCATCCCAACGCAGCCCTGCACGAGCCTCCGGACGCCGACCGCAACTGGAATGCGATTTCCCTGCCCTACGTAGTCGGCCCTAAAGGCCGGATCGGCAAGCTGGATGAATCCGCCCTTAAATAG